The Euphorbia lathyris chromosome 2, ddEupLath1.1, whole genome shotgun sequence genome includes a window with the following:
- the LOC136217386 gene encoding pentatricopeptide repeat-containing protein At3g48810-like, with protein MSFVFEKFHRRRELLFTMKISSFSTSNFRYQIRRHVWPSLSSIIYPSIFLSFSSYNHKYDGYTGQILNLILYLTRPPVGFRSYSALSGPSSQFIKLPTDKYRPGVSSKEVLKIVNILTGDEGAVESKLNLLDGRLSIALVARVFQVLNRKNRPALHYFYWIRHRHPDLGCNPEICSLVIDNCGRLDDYNAMRGLLNDFRLKGLSLTRKAFEYLLVMAADEAKLKESTQKVIIILKEVGGICYFTGVHSLIEIFSVLRSLAMEKFVIENTEKRLSNYNLLFKEMCGRCEFGEARNLIDEMRNEGYPLVQNYNRLISTLLKNGEIVVAYKMFQEMKEKEKDCPPDALTYEVFICHYCNDGNLEIAFEFFADMMSRGLRPRLSTHAAFIRGYFNSNKYEEAHKYIVESDDKYSRSVNYSLLARLHLKTGNAVKAENILSELIEKGLKPNHKVYMEVRERLQKAGMEKLATDLEMKLCQLEHRP; from the exons ATGTCTTTTGTGTTTGAGAAATTCCACAGACGGAGGGAGCTCTTATTCACCATGAAAATCTCAAGTTTTTCGACCTCCAATTTCAG GTATCAAATACGCAGGCATGTATGGCCTTCTCTTAGTTCTATAATATACCCTTCAATTTTTTTGAGTTTCAGCAGTTATAACCACAAGTATGATGGTTATACGGGTCAAATTTTGAATCTAATCTTGTATTTAACTCGACCCCCTGTTGGATTTCGATCTTATTCAGCGTTATCTGGTCCTTCCTCTCAGTTCATAAAATTGCCTACTGATAAGTATAGACCAGGAGTGAGTTCAAAGGAAGTCTTAAAGATTGTAAATATACTAACTGGTGATGAAGGTGCTGTAGAATCTAAGTTGAATTTGCTGGATGGAAGACTATCTATTGCTTTAGTTGCTCGAGTTTTTCAGGTTTTAAATAGAAAGAACAGGCCTGCATTGCATTACTTTTATTGGATTAGACATAGACACCCGGATTTGGGATGTAACCCCGAAATCTGTAGTCTTGTTATCGATAATTGTGGGCGTTTAGATGATTATAATGCTATGCGAGGTCTTCTGAATGATTTTAGGTTGAAAGGATTGTCCCTAACCAGGAAGGCATTTGAGTATTTACTTGTTATGGCTGCTGATGAGGCTAAGCTGAAAGAATCAACACAGAAAGTGATTATTATATTGAAAGAAGTCGGGGGAATATGTTACTTTACTGGAGTTCATTCATTGATTGAGATATTCAGCGTTTTAAGATCCTTGGCCATGGAAAAATTTGTTATCGAGAATACAGAGAAGAGATTGTCTAACTACAACCTTTTGTTTAAGGAAATGTGTGGAAGATGTGAGtttggggaagcgagaaatctGATAGATGAGATGAGGAACGAAGGCTATCCATTAGTGCAAAATTACAATCGATTAATTAGTACTTTGCTAAAGAATGGTGAAATTGTGGTTGCATACAAAATGTTTCAGGaaatgaaagagaaagagaaagattgTCCTCCTGATGCATTAACATATGAAGTGTTTATATGTCACTATTGTAATGATGGCAACTTGGAAATTGCTTTCGAGTTTTTTGCCGATATGATGTCAAGGGGTCTTCGACCTAGGCTTTCGACACATGCTGCATTTATCAGAGGATATTTCAACTCGAACAAGTATGAGGAGGCACACAAATATATTGTTGAGTCGGATGATAAGTATTCAAGATCTGTGAATTACAGCTTGCTTGCAAGGCTTCATCTGAAAACAGGAAATGCAGTTAAAGCGGAAAATATTCTTTCTGAATTGATTGAGAAAGGTCTTAAACCAAATCATAAAGTCTACATGGAAGTCAGAGAACGTCTGCAGAAAGCAGGTATGGAAAAGTTGGCTACAGATTTAGAGATGAAGTTGTGCCAGCTTGAACATAGACCTTAG